A stretch of Paraburkholderia phenazinium DNA encodes these proteins:
- a CDS encoding chromate transporter has translation MTSRLTDLALHSALWSVLAVGGMNSTLADIQRYAVDTRHWLTAQQFVTFFSAMQAAPGPNGMAVSLIGFQAAGLAGALVVTISMILPSALLAYFVSGWVERRNDSLVVKAIRRGLAPATVGLLACASYVFVREIDVNIGRAVLTIVTVVVAYRTRFNPIWLVAAGAVLGLAGFVK, from the coding sequence ATGACCTCCAGACTGACCGATCTCGCGCTCCACAGCGCGCTGTGGTCCGTCCTCGCCGTGGGCGGGATGAACTCCACACTGGCCGATATTCAACGTTACGCAGTGGATACGCGTCACTGGCTCACTGCCCAGCAGTTCGTCACGTTTTTTTCAGCCATGCAGGCGGCGCCGGGTCCTAATGGCATGGCGGTCTCGCTGATCGGTTTTCAGGCAGCAGGGCTGGCTGGCGCGCTGGTTGTGACGATTTCCATGATTTTGCCGTCCGCGTTGCTCGCGTACTTTGTGAGCGGCTGGGTCGAACGGCGCAACGATTCGCTTGTTGTGAAGGCAATTCGTCGTGGTCTCGCGCCTGCGACAGTGGGTCTGCTCGCTTGCGCATCCTACGTTTTCGTTCGGGAAATCGACGTCAATATCGGTCGTGCCGTGTTGACGATCGTGACGGTGGTCGTCGCTTATCGCACGCGGTTCAACCCGATCTGGCTGGTTGCGGCGGGTGCGGTGTTGGGGCTGGCGGGGTTCGTCAAATAG
- a CDS encoding RidA family protein: protein MVQAFNPPELWSPFGAFSMAVIQGDGHIVHLKGQISLDRSGQVVGHNDMRAQTRQVLENIRDVLAAMGGQMIDVISLVHYATDIDAFMGTGDIRKEFFTAPFPVTTTVQVERLYRPELMIEIAAIAEIPRERFRHPASDTP, encoded by the coding sequence ATGGTGCAGGCATTCAATCCGCCCGAATTATGGTCACCGTTTGGCGCGTTCTCGATGGCCGTCATCCAGGGTGACGGCCATATCGTGCACCTGAAAGGTCAGATCTCGCTCGATAGAAGCGGACAGGTGGTGGGCCACAACGATATGCGCGCGCAGACGCGCCAGGTGCTGGAGAACATCCGCGATGTTTTAGCAGCCATGGGTGGACAAATGATCGACGTGATATCACTGGTGCACTACGCAACGGATATCGATGCGTTCATGGGTACAGGAGATATCCGCAAGGAGTTTTTTACCGCACCGTTTCCTGTCACCACCACGGTTCAGGTTGAGCGACTGTATCGTCCGGAACTGATGATCGAAATCGCCGCGATTGCGGAAATTCCGCGGGAGAGGTTTCGGCACCCCGCTTCCGACACGCCTTGA
- a CDS encoding NupC/NupG family nucleoside CNT transporter produces the protein MDIVRSLCGMLILLLIAYLLSNNRGAVRPRTLVAALATQLAIGALVLFVPFGRTALAAAAAGVNRVLEMGNHGVSFIFGGLVDNKMFELFGAGGFVFGLRVLPMIIFVTALIAVLYYVGVMKWIVTIVGIALEKLLDVSRIEACSAVATIFLGQSEMPALVKPFVRQMTSAEIFAVMSSGMASVAGSVLAAYAGLGVKMEYLLAASFMAVPGGLLFGKLLYPTVEPSQTTIEGLDFDEKGSTNVIEAAASGATIGLRIAINVGAMLIAFIGLIALVNTSVGGIAALFGFAHVTLQGLIGTLLAPLAWLIGVPWHDAPLAGNFIGEKLILNEFVAYGDLSPYLKDSVQVAAAGLQILDPKTIAIVSFALCGFANFSSIAILAGGFSAVAPERRSEVARHGLRALTASTLSNLMSAAIAGLFFSLH, from the coding sequence GTGGATATTGTCCGCAGCCTTTGTGGCATGTTGATATTGCTGTTGATCGCCTATTTGCTGTCGAACAATCGCGGCGCGGTTCGGCCGCGCACCCTGGTCGCTGCGCTTGCGACCCAGTTGGCAATCGGTGCACTGGTGCTCTTCGTACCCTTCGGACGCACTGCCCTTGCGGCAGCCGCTGCAGGAGTCAACCGGGTGCTCGAAATGGGCAACCATGGTGTGTCGTTTATCTTTGGCGGTCTGGTCGACAACAAGATGTTCGAGCTCTTCGGCGCGGGTGGCTTCGTATTTGGGCTACGTGTGCTGCCCATGATCATCTTCGTGACAGCACTGATCGCAGTGCTTTATTACGTCGGGGTCATGAAGTGGATCGTCACCATCGTCGGCATCGCGCTGGAGAAGTTGCTCGACGTGAGCCGCATTGAAGCCTGCTCGGCGGTTGCAACCATCTTCCTCGGTCAAAGCGAAATGCCTGCGCTGGTAAAGCCGTTCGTCCGGCAGATGACCAGTGCCGAGATCTTTGCTGTGATGTCGAGCGGCATGGCTTCCGTTGCGGGTTCTGTGCTCGCCGCGTACGCCGGCCTCGGGGTGAAGATGGAGTACCTGCTGGCCGCGTCGTTCATGGCGGTCCCGGGTGGCCTGTTGTTCGGCAAGCTGCTGTATCCCACTGTCGAGCCGAGCCAGACGACGATAGAGGGGCTCGATTTCGACGAGAAGGGTTCGACCAACGTCATCGAAGCGGCCGCCTCTGGCGCAACCATTGGCCTGAGAATCGCCATCAACGTCGGAGCGATGCTGATTGCGTTCATCGGACTCATCGCGCTCGTCAACACGTCCGTCGGAGGCATCGCGGCGCTGTTCGGCTTCGCACATGTGACGCTTCAGGGTCTCATCGGCACGCTTCTGGCGCCGCTCGCCTGGTTGATCGGCGTGCCGTGGCACGACGCGCCGCTTGCCGGCAACTTTATCGGCGAGAAGCTGATTCTCAATGAGTTCGTTGCCTACGGCGACCTCTCCCCGTACCTGAAGGACAGCGTCCAGGTCGCTGCGGCAGGACTGCAGATTCTCGATCCGAAGACGATTGCGATCGTATCGTTCGCGCTGTGCGGCTTTGCGAATTTCTCTTCGATCGCGATTCTGGCTGGGGGTTTCAGTGCGGTGGCGCCTGAGCGACGCTCTGAAGTGGCGCGACATGGACTGCGAGCGCTTACGGCGAGTACGTTGTCGAATTTGATGAGCGCTGCGATTGCGGGGTTGTTCTTTTCGTTGCACTGA
- a CDS encoding purine-nucleoside phosphorylase, translating into MLKTKFLRMLAGLGLAVSLVAGVHAAGDNAHHPRPVKILIISMFGPEGKVWLDHLGPMESIKVPGLSPDYPEVHCTHDGVCVLTTGMGHTNAAASMSALVYSKQFDLRKTYFLVPGIAGIDPAQGTLGSAAWARYLVDFGIQWELDAREIPPGWKSGYLGINTKSENEKPPLDYRTEVFQLNEALLQKAYGLSRDVTLTDSPQAAAYRAKYSSAPANQRPSVIQCDTLAGDTWFSGNAIGQRARDWTKLLTDGKGVYCTTQQEDNATFEVIKRAASAGLADTQRVAVLRAGSDFDRPPQGVSNVDNLLDYQNQGGFAPALNNLYLAGSPLVNAIVKDWPHWKDGVPAN; encoded by the coding sequence ATGTTGAAGACGAAATTTCTACGGATGCTCGCCGGACTGGGACTCGCCGTGTCGCTGGTTGCCGGCGTGCATGCCGCAGGGGACAACGCGCATCACCCACGCCCAGTCAAGATTCTGATCATCTCCATGTTTGGACCAGAGGGCAAAGTGTGGCTGGACCACCTCGGCCCGATGGAGAGCATCAAGGTGCCGGGGCTTTCCCCTGACTATCCCGAAGTCCACTGCACCCACGACGGCGTCTGTGTCCTGACGACCGGCATGGGGCACACGAATGCGGCGGCGTCGATGTCAGCGCTCGTGTACTCGAAACAGTTCGATTTGCGCAAGACGTACTTCCTTGTACCCGGTATCGCCGGCATCGACCCGGCGCAGGGCACCCTCGGCTCAGCCGCATGGGCGCGCTACCTGGTGGACTTCGGCATCCAGTGGGAACTGGATGCACGTGAAATTCCGCCGGGTTGGAAGTCCGGCTACCTTGGCATCAATACCAAAAGCGAAAATGAAAAGCCGCCGCTGGACTACCGCACCGAAGTGTTTCAACTGAACGAGGCGCTACTGCAAAAGGCCTATGGTCTTTCGCGCGACGTGACGTTGACAGACAGCCCGCAGGCTGCAGCGTATCGCGCGAAATACTCGAGCGCGCCCGCCAATCAACGCCCGAGTGTCATTCAGTGTGACACCCTCGCGGGCGATACCTGGTTCTCCGGGAATGCCATCGGACAGCGCGCTCGCGACTGGACCAAACTCCTGACCGACGGCAAAGGCGTGTACTGCACGACGCAGCAGGAGGATAACGCCACTTTCGAGGTCATCAAACGCGCGGCATCTGCCGGGCTCGCCGACACGCAACGTGTGGCGGTATTGCGCGCCGGCTCGGACTTCGACCGGCCTCCGCAAGGCGTATCGAACGTCGACAACCTGCTCGATTACCAGAATCAGGGAGGCTTTGCCCCGGCGTTGAACAACCTGTATCTCGCCGGATCGCCGCTCGTGAATGCGATCGTCAAGGACTGGCCGCACTGGAAAGACGGCGTGCCGGCCAACTAA